A window of Phycobacter azelaicus contains these coding sequences:
- a CDS encoding NUDIX hydrolase: protein MTTLLAQAWEEFLRPMIFRPKRVQVAALCCRKTGAGTDVLMITSRGTGRWIIPKGWPIRGKNGPESALQEAWEEAGVADARIEQAPLGTYAYSKERNNGVSEPVETLVYVAEVKRMKDDYPEAHQRKRVWMPAQKAANLVQEPELQDILRQL, encoded by the coding sequence ATGACCACGCTCCTTGCACAGGCATGGGAAGAATTCCTTCGCCCCATGATCTTCCGCCCCAAAAGGGTGCAGGTCGCGGCACTCTGCTGCCGCAAGACCGGCGCTGGTACGGATGTGCTGATGATCACCAGCCGCGGAACCGGCCGCTGGATCATTCCGAAGGGCTGGCCCATCCGCGGTAAAAACGGCCCTGAATCCGCGCTGCAGGAAGCCTGGGAAGAGGCTGGTGTTGCCGACGCCCGCATCGAGCAGGCGCCGCTTGGCACCTATGCCTACTCGAAGGAACGTAACAACGGGGTGAGCGAGCCGGTTGAAACGCTGGTCTATGTCGCCGAAGTCAAACGGATGAAGGATGACTATCCCGAGGCGCACCAGCGCAAACGCGTGTGGATGCCAGCGCAAAAGGCTGCCAACCTGGTGCAGGAGCCGGAACTGCAGGACATACTGCGTCAATTGTAA
- a CDS encoding inorganic phosphate transporter, with protein sequence MGADEQQSEKVDSKHWETLDRDLNRISQLELATAYVARPLVGPGIALAFIVLAGIAAAVLLGSAPVNYVVIVAAVFGAYMALNIGANDVANNMGPAVGANALTMGGAIVIAAIAESAGALLAGGDVVSTISKGIIDPQAVATTNVFIWAMMAALVSSALWVNLATWIGAPVSTTHSVVGGVMGAGIAAAGMSAVNWATMSKIAASWVISPVLGGIIAALFLAIIKAKVIYQEDKIAAARKWVPILVGIMAGAFASYLALKGLKKIVKIDLHSALLIGLAFGVCSWMITRPLIARQSVGLENRNKSLKILFRIPLVISAALLSFAHGANDVANAVGPLAAIVHASEFGDFATKVAIPTWVMVIGAFGISFGLFLFGPKLIRMVGSQITKLNPMRAYCVSLSAAITVIVASWLGLPVSSTHIAVGAVFGVGFFREWHAENRLRKFALQRPAELRIAPEERRRRKLVRRSHFMTIVAAWVITVPAAALLSGVTFWVLTTIIG encoded by the coding sequence ATGGGCGCGGATGAGCAACAAAGCGAAAAAGTAGATAGCAAACACTGGGAAACGCTCGACCGGGATCTGAACCGGATTTCCCAGCTGGAGCTGGCGACCGCCTATGTTGCCCGACCGCTGGTCGGTCCGGGGATTGCCCTGGCTTTCATCGTTCTCGCAGGTATTGCGGCGGCAGTGCTGCTGGGCAGCGCCCCGGTGAACTACGTGGTCATCGTGGCCGCCGTCTTTGGCGCCTACATGGCGCTCAACATCGGCGCCAACGATGTGGCGAACAATATGGGGCCTGCGGTGGGCGCCAATGCGCTGACCATGGGCGGCGCAATCGTGATCGCCGCCATCGCCGAAAGCGCAGGCGCGCTCTTGGCGGGTGGCGATGTGGTCTCCACCATTTCCAAAGGCATTATCGACCCGCAGGCGGTTGCCACGACAAATGTTTTCATCTGGGCGATGATGGCTGCGCTGGTCTCTTCGGCGCTTTGGGTCAACCTGGCGACCTGGATCGGTGCGCCGGTTTCCACCACCCATTCGGTCGTGGGCGGCGTCATGGGAGCTGGTATCGCAGCCGCAGGAATGTCCGCGGTAAACTGGGCCACTATGAGCAAGATCGCCGCAAGCTGGGTCATCTCTCCTGTGTTGGGCGGGATCATAGCCGCCCTGTTCCTGGCTATCATCAAGGCGAAGGTCATCTACCAGGAAGACAAGATCGCGGCGGCCCGGAAATGGGTTCCGATCCTGGTCGGGATCATGGCAGGTGCCTTTGCCTCTTACCTGGCCCTGAAGGGCCTCAAGAAGATCGTCAAGATCGACCTACATTCCGCTCTCCTGATCGGCTTGGCCTTTGGGGTCTGCAGTTGGATGATCACCCGGCCGCTGATCGCGCGCCAGTCTGTCGGTCTTGAGAACCGCAACAAGTCGCTCAAGATCCTGTTCCGCATCCCGCTTGTGATCTCGGCCGCGCTGCTGTCCTTTGCCCACGGGGCAAACGACGTGGCCAATGCGGTGGGACCGCTGGCAGCAATCGTTCACGCATCCGAGTTCGGAGACTTCGCCACGAAGGTCGCCATACCGACCTGGGTCATGGTGATCGGCGCCTTCGGCATTTCATTTGGCCTGTTCCTGTTCGGCCCCAAGCTGATCAGAATGGTCGGCAGCCAGATTACCAAGCTGAACCCGATGCGCGCCTATTGCGTGTCGCTTTCAGCGGCCATTACCGTGATTGTCGCCAGTTGGCTGGGCCTGCCTGTTTCTTCGACCCATATCGCGGTCGGCGCGGTTTTTGGCGTCGGCTTTTTCCGCGAATGGCACGCCGAGAACCGGTTGCGCAAGTTCGCTTTGCAACGCCCTGCGGAATTGCGCATCGCCCCCGAGGAGCGCCGCCGCCGCAAACTGGTGCGCCGCAGCCATTTCATGACGATCGTTGCTGCCTGGGTAATCACTGTGCCTGCAGCCGCCCTGTTGTCCGGCGTAACCTTCTGGGTGCTGACGACGATCATCGGCTGA
- the argF gene encoding ornithine carbamoyltransferase gives MNHFLDIHKTDADALRGIIDNAGAMKQSRLGRPKGAPDDEQPLAGRMVALIFEKPSTRTRVSFDVGVRQMGGETMVLSGNDMQLGHGETIADTARVLSRYVDMIMIRTFDESVLIEMAEYADVPVINGLTDRTHPCQIMADILTYEEHRGPIKGKKVVWTGDGNNVCASFLHAAAQFGFDLTFTGPAQLDPEDEFVGLARKAGAKVVIERDPVKAVEGADLVVADTWVSMHDSQSSKERRHNMLRPYQVNDALMAHAKEDALFMHCLPAHREEEVTSAVMDGPQSVIFDEAENRLHAQKAIMRWCLGV, from the coding sequence ATGAACCATTTCCTCGACATCCACAAAACCGACGCGGATGCCCTGCGGGGCATCATTGATAACGCGGGCGCGATGAAGCAGTCTCGACTTGGTCGTCCAAAGGGCGCGCCTGATGACGAGCAGCCGCTTGCGGGCCGCATGGTTGCGCTGATCTTTGAAAAACCCTCGACCCGGACGCGTGTCTCCTTTGATGTGGGCGTGCGCCAGATGGGCGGCGAGACGATGGTGCTATCGGGCAATGACATGCAGCTGGGACACGGTGAGACCATCGCCGATACCGCCCGCGTCCTGTCGCGCTATGTGGACATGATCATGATCCGGACCTTCGATGAATCGGTGCTGATCGAAATGGCGGAATATGCCGATGTGCCGGTGATCAATGGCCTCACTGACCGTACCCACCCATGCCAAATCATGGCCGACATTCTGACCTATGAAGAGCACCGCGGCCCGATCAAGGGCAAGAAGGTGGTCTGGACCGGCGACGGCAACAATGTCTGCGCCTCGTTCCTGCATGCGGCGGCTCAGTTCGGCTTTGACCTGACCTTCACCGGCCCCGCACAGCTGGATCCCGAGGATGAATTCGTGGGTCTTGCGCGCAAGGCGGGTGCGAAAGTGGTGATCGAACGTGATCCGGTCAAGGCCGTGGAAGGCGCCGATCTGGTGGTGGCCGATACTTGGGTCAGCATGCATGACAGCCAGTCCTCGAAAGAGCGCCGCCACAACATGCTGCGCCCTTACCAGGTCAACGATGCGCTGATGGCCCACGCCAAGGAGGACGCCCTGTTCATGCACTGCCTGCCTGCTCATCGCGAAGAAGAGGTGACTTCTGCGGTGATGGACGGGCCGCAATCGGTGATCTTTGACGAGGCTGAAAACCGCTTGCATGCCCAAAAAGCGATCATGCGCTGGTGCCTGGGCGTCTGA
- a CDS encoding aspartate aminotransferase family protein, giving the protein MIPSVLPTYNRAPLQFVKGEGAWLIEADGRRFLDLGAGIAVNALGHAHPALVEALTTQAQNLWHVSNLYQIPQQQALADKLVAHTFADTVFFTNSGTESCELAVKMARKYFYDNGQPERVEIITFEGSFHGRSSAGIAAAGSEKMTKGFGPLLPGFVHLPWNDHDAVAAAIDEKTAAILIEPVQGEGGIRPLPDACLKGLRDLCDEHGILLILDEVQCGVGRTGKLFAHEWAGIEPDIMMVAKGIGGGFPLGAVLASENAASGMTAGTHGSTYGGNPLGCAVGCAVMDTVADPAFLAEVNRKAGLLRQKLEGLIASHPEVFEGVRGSGLMLGLKCKAANMDVVNAGYDNEVITVPAADNVVRLLPPLNLTDEDIAEACMRLDKAASQVSAA; this is encoded by the coding sequence ATGATCCCGTCCGTTCTGCCGACCTACAATCGTGCTCCGCTTCAGTTCGTCAAAGGCGAAGGCGCCTGGCTGATCGAGGCGGACGGTCGACGCTTTCTGGATCTGGGCGCCGGGATCGCGGTCAATGCACTGGGCCATGCCCATCCGGCACTGGTTGAGGCGCTGACCACCCAGGCGCAGAACCTCTGGCATGTGTCGAACCTTTACCAGATCCCGCAGCAGCAGGCGCTGGCCGACAAGCTGGTGGCGCATACCTTTGCCGATACGGTGTTCTTCACCAATTCGGGAACCGAAAGTTGCGAACTGGCCGTCAAGATGGCGCGCAAGTATTTCTACGACAACGGCCAGCCCGAGCGGGTGGAGATCATCACCTTCGAAGGCTCCTTCCATGGGCGGTCCTCTGCCGGGATCGCGGCGGCGGGATCGGAAAAGATGACCAAGGGGTTCGGCCCCCTGCTGCCGGGCTTTGTCCATCTGCCCTGGAACGATCACGATGCGGTCGCCGCCGCGATAGATGAAAAGACTGCTGCTATCCTGATCGAGCCAGTACAGGGTGAGGGCGGGATTCGCCCGCTTCCGGACGCCTGCCTCAAGGGGCTGCGCGACCTGTGTGATGAACACGGTATCCTCCTGATCCTGGATGAGGTCCAGTGTGGCGTCGGCCGTACCGGTAAGCTTTTTGCCCATGAATGGGCGGGGATCGAGCCGGACATCATGATGGTGGCCAAGGGGATTGGTGGTGGTTTCCCGCTGGGTGCGGTGCTGGCGAGTGAAAACGCAGCCAGTGGCATGACTGCGGGAACTCACGGCTCGACTTATGGCGGCAACCCGCTGGGCTGCGCTGTGGGCTGCGCGGTGATGGACACGGTTGCGGATCCCGCATTCCTGGCTGAAGTGAACCGCAAGGCGGGTCTGTTGCGCCAGAAACTGGAGGGGCTGATCGCAAGCCATCCCGAGGTATTTGAGGGAGTGCGCGGCTCCGGCCTGATGCTGGGGCTGAAATGCAAGGCCGCGAATATGGATGTGGTCAATGCAGGCTACGACAATGAAGTCATAACCGTGCCTGCAGCCGACAACGTGGTCCGCCTGCTGCCGCCCTTGAACCTCACGGATGAGGACATCGCCGAGGCCTGTATGCGCCTTGACAAGGCCGCATCGCAAGTGAGCGCCGCTTAA
- a CDS encoding DMT family transporter, whose amino-acid sequence MTHSPPQNPTLAAALILLATAFIAGTTLMAKTLGSDALGPPLHPLQVSHGRFLFAFMAISSVVIALRPRLQRPHWGLHIGRTTFGWGGVTLMFAAVAYIPLADATAITFLNPVFCMLLAIPLLGERVGPWRWGAAGVALVGAMILLRPTPDSFQPAALMALGAAVVMGMELIFIKKLSGREAPLQILWINNTIGVLIASLAVLPVWQMPTPEQWAALATLGLLMACAQACFVNGMARGDASFVAPFSYATLIFAALYDFMGFNVVPDAITLLGAGIILAGAAILAWREGRQAKMA is encoded by the coding sequence ATGACCCATTCACCCCCTCAGAACCCGACGCTGGCAGCCGCGCTTATCCTGCTGGCGACAGCCTTTATCGCGGGCACCACCTTGATGGCCAAAACACTGGGCAGTGATGCGCTGGGTCCGCCGCTCCACCCCCTGCAGGTCTCTCATGGGCGGTTCCTTTTCGCATTCATGGCGATCTCCTCGGTGGTGATCGCCCTGCGCCCGAGGCTGCAGCGCCCACACTGGGGGCTGCACATCGGACGCACCACTTTTGGCTGGGGTGGCGTGACACTGATGTTTGCAGCTGTTGCCTATATCCCGCTGGCCGATGCAACGGCGATTACTTTTCTCAACCCCGTGTTCTGCATGCTGCTGGCAATTCCGCTGCTAGGCGAACGCGTCGGTCCCTGGCGCTGGGGCGCGGCAGGGGTCGCCTTGGTCGGCGCGATGATCCTGTTGCGCCCAACCCCGGACAGTTTTCAGCCCGCCGCCCTTATGGCGCTTGGCGCAGCCGTCGTGATGGGAATGGAGCTGATCTTCATCAAGAAGCTGTCGGGGCGCGAGGCGCCACTCCAGATCCTCTGGATCAACAACACCATTGGGGTGCTAATTGCCAGCCTGGCCGTATTGCCGGTCTGGCAAATGCCAACCCCTGAGCAATGGGCAGCGCTTGCCACTCTTGGCCTGCTGATGGCCTGCGCACAGGCCTGTTTCGTCAACGGGATGGCGCGCGGAGACGCGTCCTTCGTTGCTCCCTTCAGCTATGCCACGCTTATCTTTGCTGCGCTTTATGATTTCATGGGCTTCAACGTGGTGCCGGATGCCATCACCCTTTTGGGAGCAGGCATTATCCTTGCAGGGGCTGCCATCCTTGCCTGGCGCGAAGGGCGGCAAGCAAAGATGGCATGA
- a CDS encoding ABC transporter permease, which produces MSEMKTTYRVGMGERRFGAVNWLGLKTLAGREIKRFTVVWTQTLLAPLVTAALFLMIFNIAIGPKRGDVMGVPFLTFLAPGIMMMTVIQNAFANTSSSIVISKVQGNIVDTLMPPLSGLELLLGYLAGAVARGVIVAVAIAAGLMLALQIVPEHPLIALLFVILGAAFLGGLGIVAGVFADKFDQMAAITNFIVTPLAFLSGTFYSVESLPPVLQAISHANPVFYLIDGVRYGVIGTSDSSPMLGFGVCLAATTAICFLAWVMLRKGYRLKA; this is translated from the coding sequence ATGAGCGAGATGAAAACCACATATCGGGTCGGAATGGGTGAGCGTCGCTTTGGCGCCGTCAACTGGCTTGGCCTTAAGACACTTGCCGGGCGGGAGATCAAGCGCTTCACCGTGGTCTGGACGCAGACCCTACTTGCGCCTCTGGTGACGGCGGCCCTGTTCCTCATGATCTTCAATATTGCCATCGGGCCAAAACGGGGCGACGTGATGGGAGTGCCCTTCCTGACCTTTCTGGCGCCTGGCATCATGATGATGACGGTTATCCAGAACGCTTTTGCCAATACCTCGTCTTCGATCGTGATTTCCAAGGTGCAGGGCAATATTGTAGACACCCTAATGCCGCCCTTGTCGGGGCTTGAACTGCTGCTCGGTTATCTCGCGGGCGCTGTGGCGCGCGGTGTGATCGTTGCGGTGGCAATCGCAGCGGGATTGATGCTTGCACTGCAGATCGTGCCCGAGCACCCCCTGATCGCTCTGCTCTTCGTGATACTTGGCGCGGCCTTTCTTGGTGGGCTTGGCATCGTTGCGGGTGTCTTTGCGGACAAGTTTGACCAGATGGCGGCGATCACCAACTTCATCGTGACGCCGCTGGCCTTCCTGTCCGGCACATTTTATTCGGTCGAGTCGCTGCCGCCGGTGCTGCAGGCAATTTCCCACGCAAACCCGGTCTTCTACCTGATCGATGGCGTGCGCTACGGGGTGATCGGCACCTCGGACAGCTCGCCAATGCTGGGCTTTGGCGTCTGCCTTGCGGCGACAACTGCGATTTGTTTTTTGGCATGGGTGATGCTGCGCAAAGGCTACCGGCTCAAGGCTTGA
- a CDS encoding GcrA family cell cycle regulator: protein MSWTDERVELLKKMWGEGQSASQIAKELGGVTRNAVIGKVHRLGLSNRATGGSKAAEPKEKPAAAAAPKPAPKPKPQPKTEPARPATPAPAASAETKAAIPARKQIIPAGQPLPPQPSANEISPEALAKVNEVEKKAKKLTLMELTERTCKWPVGDPATEDFWFCGLPVQQGKPYCEAHVGVAFQPMSARRDRKR, encoded by the coding sequence ATGTCCTGGACAGACGAGCGCGTCGAACTGCTCAAGAAAATGTGGGGCGAAGGCCAGTCGGCTAGCCAGATCGCCAAAGAACTGGGCGGGGTGACCCGCAATGCCGTGATCGGCAAGGTGCATCGCCTCGGTCTGTCCAATCGCGCGACCGGCGGATCGAAAGCCGCCGAACCCAAGGAAAAGCCTGCCGCAGCAGCAGCGCCCAAACCCGCGCCAAAGCCCAAGCCTCAGCCAAAGACAGAGCCTGCGCGCCCTGCCACCCCGGCTCCGGCAGCCTCGGCAGAGACCAAGGCGGCCATTCCAGCGCGCAAGCAGATCATCCCGGCCGGGCAGCCATTGCCGCCTCAGCCTTCGGCCAATGAGATCAGCCCCGAAGCTCTGGCCAAAGTCAACGAAGTCGAGAAGAAGGCGAAGAAGTTGACGCTGATGGAGCTGACAGAGCGCACCTGCAAATGGCCCGTGGGCGATCCCGCGACCGAAGATTTCTGGTTCTGTGGCCTGCCCGTTCAGCAAGGCAAACCCTACTGCGAAGCGCATGTGGGCGTCGCCTTCCAGCCCATGAGCGCGCGCCGCGACCGCAAACGGTAA
- a CDS encoding YHS domain-containing (seleno)protein gives MKSIALGAVAALVLSTGAFAGEQYLDGTGFAVSGYDVVAYRNLEQAPVGTPQPAAVPGRADITANYNGARFAFANTENRDRFLANPGYYAPQYDGHCAYGVAKGGKAPGNPNLWRIVDDKLYLNVTRNVVGFWEQDISGNLNRSEANWPGIEPQSASDRSIPGFQSAAPTGG, from the coding sequence ATGAAAAGTATTGCATTGGGCGCCGTGGCAGCGCTTGTTCTGTCAACCGGCGCATTCGCTGGAGAGCAATATTTGGATGGAACGGGTTTTGCCGTCTCGGGCTATGATGTGGTGGCCTATCGCAACCTTGAACAGGCGCCGGTTGGAACGCCTCAGCCCGCTGCGGTTCCGGGGCGCGCCGATATCACGGCCAACTACAATGGCGCGCGCTTCGCTTTCGCCAACACTGAAAACCGGGATCGGTTCCTCGCCAACCCAGGCTACTATGCGCCTCAGTACGACGGCCATTGCGCTTATGGTGTGGCCAAAGGGGGCAAGGCGCCCGGCAACCCGAACCTTTGGCGGATCGTGGACGACAAGCTGTACCTGAACGTGACCCGCAATGTGGTGGGCTTCTGGGAACAGGATATCTCTGGAAATCTGAATCGCTCAGAAGCCAATTGGCCCGGTATCGAGCCGCAGTCGGCCTCAGATCGTTCGATCCCAGGCTTTCAGTCGGCCGCGCCCACAGGTGGCTAA
- the yghU gene encoding glutathione-dependent disulfide-bond oxidoreductase encodes MSDTSYTPPKVWTWDQESGGRFASINRPISGATHDKELPVGKHPFQLYSLATPNGVKVTVMFEELLAKGHGDAEYDAWLINIGEGDQFGSGFVDINPNSKIPALMDRSGDAPVRVFESGSILVHLAEKFGEFLPASGPERTEVMNWLFWQMGSAPYLGGGFGHFYAYAPEKWQYPIDRFAMETKRQLDVLDRQLADNEFIAGNEYTIADIAIWPWYGQLVLGRLYEAAEFLDVESYKNVMRWAKVIDARPAVSRGRMVNRAFGELHTQLRERHDASDFETRTQDKLEAEES; translated from the coding sequence ATGAGCGACACCAGCTACACCCCGCCGAAAGTCTGGACTTGGGATCAGGAGAGCGGCGGACGTTTTGCCTCCATAAACCGTCCCATCTCGGGCGCGACTCACGACAAGGAGTTGCCCGTAGGCAAGCATCCCTTCCAGCTTTATTCGCTGGCGACCCCAAATGGCGTCAAGGTCACAGTTATGTTCGAAGAGCTGCTGGCCAAAGGGCATGGCGACGCCGAATATGACGCCTGGCTGATCAATATCGGCGAGGGCGATCAGTTCGGATCGGGCTTTGTCGATATCAATCCGAACTCCAAGATACCGGCACTTATGGATCGCTCCGGCGATGCACCGGTGCGTGTCTTTGAGTCCGGTTCGATCCTGGTGCATCTGGCGGAAAAGTTCGGGGAGTTTTTGCCAGCGTCCGGGCCTGAGCGCACAGAGGTTATGAACTGGCTGTTCTGGCAAATGGGCAGCGCGCCCTATTTGGGCGGCGGATTTGGCCACTTCTATGCTTATGCACCGGAAAAATGGCAGTACCCCATCGACCGGTTTGCAATGGAAACCAAACGCCAGCTTGACGTGCTGGATCGCCAATTGGCCGACAACGAATTCATTGCCGGAAACGAGTACACCATTGCGGATATCGCGATCTGGCCGTGGTACGGCCAACTGGTTCTGGGCCGTCTCTACGAGGCAGCCGAGTTCCTGGACGTGGAAAGCTACAAGAACGTGATGCGTTGGGCCAAGGTCATTGACGCCCGCCCGGCCGTCAGCCGCGGCCGCATGGTAAACCGCGCTTTTGGAGAGCTGCACACCCAGCTGCGCGAACGCCACGACGCCAGCGACTTTGAAACCCGCACGCAGGACAAGCTTGAAGCCGAAGAATCCTGA
- a CDS encoding SseB family protein, protein MSLPTQLDQAHARMEADPSSDAARLRFYERLSDCELFLMLDKEVEGETIEPALFDTPDGRFVLVFDREERLAEFAGRAVPYAGLSGRGIVQMLAGQDIGIGVNLEVAPSAMLIPPQAVSWLQETLGHAPHEVEAEVESFLPPKGLPEAFLTALDAKLATAAGLAQAAYLVGVTYHGGGRGHLLGIIDAKEGAQSALAKAVSEALTFSGIEAGALDVGFFAGADTAAASLARVGLRFELPQPQEAQVYQPSMPGSDPDKPPRLK, encoded by the coding sequence ATGTCGTTGCCTACCCAATTGGACCAAGCTCATGCCCGGATGGAGGCCGATCCCTCCTCGGATGCGGCGCGGCTGCGGTTTTACGAACGTCTGTCCGATTGTGAGCTGTTCCTGATGCTGGACAAGGAGGTCGAGGGAGAAACGATCGAGCCTGCTTTGTTTGACACGCCGGACGGGCGATTTGTTCTTGTCTTTGACAGGGAAGAGCGTCTGGCAGAGTTCGCGGGCCGTGCGGTGCCCTATGCGGGGTTGTCGGGCCGCGGGATCGTGCAGATGCTGGCGGGGCAGGACATTGGCATCGGTGTGAACCTTGAGGTGGCGCCCTCGGCCATGTTGATCCCGCCGCAGGCTGTGAGCTGGCTGCAGGAAACCCTTGGTCATGCGCCGCACGAGGTAGAGGCGGAGGTCGAGAGTTTCCTGCCGCCCAAAGGCTTGCCAGAGGCTTTCCTGACCGCGCTGGATGCGAAACTCGCCACTGCTGCAGGGCTGGCACAAGCGGCCTATCTTGTGGGCGTGACCTACCACGGTGGGGGCAGGGGGCACCTGTTGGGCATTATTGATGCCAAAGAAGGCGCTCAAAGCGCCTTGGCCAAGGCGGTCAGCGAAGCGCTGACGTTTTCCGGGATCGAGGCCGGTGCGCTGGATGTGGGCTTTTTTGCGGGAGCCGATACCGCGGCAGCAAGTCTGGCCCGCGTGGGCCTGCGCTTTGAGCTGCCCCAGCCGCAGGAGGCGCAGGTCTATCAGCCGTCCATGCCGGGCAGTGACCCGGACAAACCACCCCGGCTGAAGTAA
- a CDS encoding uracil-DNA glycosylase family protein has protein sequence MNTVRALQRQICDCRLCADRFALTATHHAPRPVVWFRPSARILIAGQAPGARVHQSGRPFTDASGDRLRQWLGMSEAQFYDRDRVAIVPMAFCFPGYNAKQADLPPPPVCARTWREQVMQAMPEVELTIVVGAHAQRYHLGGAGRVTDRVRGWREHAPQIFPLPHPSWRNTAWLKRHPWFETDLLPALRLRVKELI, from the coding sequence ATGAACACTGTTCGGGCCTTGCAGCGGCAGATCTGCGACTGTCGATTGTGCGCAGATCGTTTTGCGCTGACGGCAACGCATCATGCGCCTCGTCCCGTAGTCTGGTTTCGCCCTTCGGCCCGCATTCTCATCGCAGGGCAGGCGCCCGGTGCGCGGGTTCATCAAAGCGGGCGCCCTTTCACGGACGCATCCGGTGATCGTTTGCGCCAGTGGCTTGGAATGAGCGAAGCCCAATTTTATGACCGCGACCGTGTCGCCATTGTCCCTATGGCCTTTTGTTTTCCCGGCTATAATGCGAAACAGGCGGATCTGCCGCCCCCGCCGGTTTGCGCCCGCACCTGGCGAGAACAGGTGATGCAGGCTATGCCAGAGGTTGAGCTTACCATTGTGGTCGGTGCTCATGCCCAGCGGTATCACCTTGGCGGAGCGGGGCGTGTCACTGATCGGGTCAGGGGATGGCGTGAACATGCGCCGCAGATCTTTCCCTTGCCTCATCCGTCCTGGCGCAATACCGCATGGCTGAAACGCCATCCCTGGTTTGAAACGGACCTGCTGCCTGCACTGAGGTTGCGGGTCAAGGAGCTGATATAA